A single genomic interval of Terriglobus albidus harbors:
- a CDS encoding TolC family protein, with product MIRVCRAGGCVVGAALLLFVAPVTWAKDPQPEKITLTEAIRRAQANEPIFAAAVAAGRSAKIDSYLAKAALLPSVTYHNQMLYTQPNGQTNQGGQAGTQASPIFIANNAVHEYSSQAVINETVGLKGIADAQVASAVAARAQAEAEIARRGLTSAVVNLYYMVYVAARKQTLMEEGLAEAQSFADITQKREAGREVARADVVKAQLQLQGRQRDLADAKLAADKARLELAVLLFPDPRTPYVTDAPQNPPELPTRDEVNKLASTNNPEIRSALADLAAANAGVRSAKAGYLPDLGLNFTYGIDAPQFAKRGPEDVRNLGYSISGTLDIPVWDWFSTQKKIQQSQIQRNVAKVSLTSAQRRLIANLEESYAEAAAARNQLALLEQSAQTAAESLRLTRLRYAAGESTVLEVVDAQNALLTAQTAQADGVVRYESALSALQILTGTL from the coding sequence ATGATTCGAGTGTGTCGGGCAGGCGGTTGTGTGGTCGGCGCCGCCTTGCTGCTTTTTGTAGCGCCGGTGACCTGGGCAAAGGACCCACAGCCGGAAAAGATCACGCTGACCGAGGCCATTCGCCGAGCGCAGGCGAATGAACCGATCTTTGCCGCGGCCGTTGCGGCAGGGCGTTCCGCAAAGATTGACAGTTATCTGGCGAAGGCGGCGTTGCTGCCATCCGTGACATATCACAACCAGATGCTCTATACCCAGCCCAACGGCCAGACCAATCAGGGCGGGCAGGCGGGAACGCAGGCCTCGCCGATCTTCATCGCCAACAATGCGGTGCATGAGTACAGCAGCCAGGCGGTGATCAATGAGACGGTCGGCCTGAAGGGAATCGCCGACGCCCAGGTAGCCTCTGCCGTTGCGGCTCGAGCCCAGGCTGAAGCCGAGATTGCGCGCCGCGGCCTGACAAGTGCGGTCGTCAATCTGTACTACATGGTTTACGTGGCGGCGCGGAAACAGACCCTCATGGAAGAGGGATTGGCCGAGGCACAGAGCTTCGCTGACATCACGCAGAAGCGTGAGGCCGGCCGTGAGGTGGCGCGTGCCGATGTGGTCAAGGCACAACTGCAGCTACAGGGCCGTCAGCGCGACCTTGCTGACGCGAAGCTGGCCGCGGACAAGGCGCGGCTGGAGCTTGCGGTGTTGCTCTTTCCGGATCCGCGCACGCCCTATGTGACGGACGCTCCGCAGAACCCGCCGGAGCTGCCGACGCGTGACGAGGTGAATAAGCTTGCCTCCACCAACAATCCTGAGATTCGCAGCGCGCTGGCCGACCTGGCCGCTGCCAACGCGGGTGTGCGTTCGGCCAAGGCTGGATATCTGCCCGACCTCGGTCTCAACTTCACCTACGGTATCGACGCTCCGCAGTTCGCTAAACGCGGACCGGAGGATGTGCGCAACCTCGGCTACTCCATCAGCGGAACGCTTGATATTCCGGTGTGGGACTGGTTTTCGACGCAGAAGAAGATTCAGCAGAGCCAGATTCAGCGCAATGTCGCCAAGGTTAGCTTGACGTCAGCCCAGCGCCGGCTGATCGCCAATCTGGAAGAGAGTTATGCCGAAGCCGCGGCGGCGCGCAATCAACTGGCGCTGCTGGAGCAAAGCGCGCAGACTGCGGCCGAAAGTCTGCGGCTGACGCGCCTGCGGTACGCGGCGGGTGAGTCCACGGTGCTTGAGGTTGTCGATGCGCAGAACGCGTTGCTTACCGCGCAGACAGCCCAGGCCGACGGTGTTGTGCGCTATGAGAGCGCATTGTCCGCACTTCAGATCCTGACAGGAACCCTGTAA
- a CDS encoding efflux RND transporter periplasmic adaptor subunit, with translation MKNTARLVENTSRTLVWAGCVPVLAMACAFTLGGCKKPADSEAQSLVAVEAEKPETGEISERIMADATLSPLAQAAISPKISAPVKTFYVQRGSKVKEGQLLAVLENRDLAAQALDTKGQFASAQATYEMQTKSQVPEDAAKAELDVAQAQAQLKLQQEIVAARKKLFEEGAIPGRDYDTAVAALVQAQAAYDVAANHLNSVKKVNRTASLKSAEGQLSSAEGKYQAASAQVSYSEIHSPISGVVTDRPLFPGETVTAGSPLITVMDTSALIAKVHLAQIVVQRLALGNEAQIMVPGVTDPVPAKVTLISPAVDPGSTTVEVWLRVDNAAGKYKAGTPVRVAIAGRSVPQAVKVPVAAVVTAQDGGKSVMVVKADSTSHKVKVQTGITDGEDIQITQGLNGSETVVTNGAYALEEGTKVKIGKADEGDEKE, from the coding sequence ATGAAGAACACGGCACGATTGGTTGAGAACACATCACGAACTCTGGTATGGGCCGGGTGTGTCCCGGTGCTGGCGATGGCATGTGCCTTTACTCTTGGCGGTTGTAAGAAGCCTGCCGACAGTGAAGCGCAGTCGCTGGTTGCGGTGGAGGCGGAAAAGCCCGAGACCGGAGAGATCTCCGAACGCATCATGGCCGACGCCACGCTTTCCCCGCTGGCGCAGGCAGCGATCTCCCCCAAGATCTCCGCGCCGGTCAAGACCTTCTACGTACAGCGTGGATCGAAGGTGAAAGAGGGTCAGTTATTGGCCGTGCTGGAAAACCGCGACCTGGCGGCGCAGGCACTCGACACCAAGGGACAGTTCGCGTCGGCGCAGGCGACCTACGAGATGCAGACCAAGTCGCAGGTGCCTGAGGATGCCGCGAAGGCGGAGTTGGATGTTGCCCAGGCGCAGGCACAGCTCAAGCTGCAACAGGAGATTGTGGCGGCGCGCAAGAAGCTCTTCGAAGAGGGCGCGATTCCAGGCCGCGACTATGACACCGCTGTCGCTGCACTGGTGCAGGCCCAGGCCGCGTATGACGTTGCCGCCAACCATCTGAACTCGGTGAAGAAGGTAAACCGTACCGCTTCGCTGAAGTCGGCGGAAGGGCAGCTCTCCTCGGCGGAAGGTAAGTACCAGGCTGCATCCGCACAGGTCTCCTACTCGGAGATCCATAGTCCCATCTCTGGCGTGGTGACCGACCGTCCTCTCTTTCCCGGCGAGACGGTGACCGCGGGTTCTCCTTTGATCACGGTGATGGATACCTCGGCGCTGATTGCCAAGGTGCATCTCGCGCAGATCGTGGTGCAGCGGCTGGCTCTGGGGAACGAGGCGCAGATCATGGTTCCGGGTGTGACCGATCCGGTGCCTGCGAAGGTAACGCTGATCAGCCCCGCGGTTGATCCCGGCAGCACGACTGTCGAGGTCTGGCTGCGTGTCGACAATGCAGCCGGCAAGTACAAGGCGGGCACGCCCGTACGGGTCGCGATTGCAGGACGCTCTGTACCCCAGGCCGTAAAGGTGCCGGTGGCGGCGGTGGTTACGGCGCAGGATGGCGGGAAGTCCGTGATGGTGGTCAAGGCCGATAGCACCTCTCACAAGGTGAAGGTGCAGACCGGTATTACCGACGGCGAAGATATCCAGATCACGCAGGGATTGAACGGGTCAGAGACCGTTGTCACCAACGGGGCCTACGCGCTGGAAGAGGGCACCAAGGTAAAGATCGGCAAAGCGGATGAGGGAGACGAGAAGGAATGA